The following proteins come from a genomic window of Musa acuminata AAA Group cultivar baxijiao chromosome BXJ1-7, Cavendish_Baxijiao_AAA, whole genome shotgun sequence:
- the LOC135679706 gene encoding uncharacterized protein LOC135679706, protein MKSPWELADQSKYCRFHQQNGHDTEECRKLSWQIRELRRGGHLNPYAQTGRDPSPCPDGPIECLINVITGGPASGGVSMSGRKAYARSARDDAPRGTLDPRVAFPPEDAERPEHDDALVIMARIVNAQVRRIMIDTGSSADVLFYGAFHKLGLVEEALEPIHSALTRFTGDSISPLGAVTLPLTLGTLPRTKTVMSTFLVVDLPIAYNAILGRPSLNKIRALVSTYHQTVKFPTHAGTGEVWGSPRESRQCYLTVVSLCKRAKIDRPLDDPREKKQPNPHPAPSAPTCEVSLIKDRPDRTVKVGSEMPVEEREQLVGFLQENADIFAWSPSDMTGIDPRATQHHLNISPDARPVKQKPRPQAPDSLNHACPKDCYPLPRIDQLVDATAGHARLSFMDAFSGYNQIRMALEDQEHTTFITNLGVYFYKVMSFGLKNASATYQRAVDKMFAWQIGRNIEVYMDDMIVKSHVPTDHLAVLFETFATLRSFGLRLNPAKCAFGVGLGKFLGFMVHERGIDIDPEKVQAIIDMQAPRTVKDLQRLNGRLVALSRFLSRSGDRCLAFFLAIRNPKDF, encoded by the exons ATGAAGAGCCCTTGGGAGCTAGCCGACCAGTCCAAGTATTGCCGCTTCCACCAGCAAAACGGACACGACACAGAGGAATGCCGCAAGCTGTCGTGGCAGATCAGGGAGCTCCGCCGCGGAGGACACCTCAATCCCTACGCTCAAACAGGCAGGGATCCCTCGCCCTGCCCGGACGGCCCCATTGAGTGCCTCATCAATGTCATCACGGGGGGCCCAGCGTCCGGCGGGGTCAGCATGTCCGGAAGAAAGGCGTATGCCCGTTCGGCCAGGGACGACGCCCCCCGTGGCACCCTCGACCCCCGGGTCGCATTTCCCCCCGAGGACGCTGAGCGACCAGAGCACGATGACGCGCTCGTAATAATGGCCAGAATCGTCAATGCCCAGGTAAGAAGAATCATGATAGACACGGGAAGCTCAGCAGACGTGTTGTTTTACGGTGCCTTCCATAAGCTAGGACTTGTTGAGGAGGCTTTGGAGCCCATCCATTCGGCCCTCACTAGGTTCACTGGCGACTCGATTTCACCACTGGGAGCTGTCACTCTGCCCCTGACCTTGGGAACGCTGCCCAGGACCAAGACGGTGATGTCCACCTTCCTAGTAGTGGATCTCCCCATAGCATACAATGCCATCCTCGGTCGTCCCTCCCTCAACAAGATCAGAGCCCTAGTCTCCACCTACCACCAGAccgtgaagttcccgacccacgcgGGAACAGGTGAGGTCTGGGGTAGCCCTCGGGAATCCAGGCAGTGTTACTTGACGGTGGTTTCCCTGTGTAAAAGGGCAAAGATCGATAGACCCCTGGATGACCCAAGGGAAAAGAAGCAGCCGAACCCACATCCCGCGCCGTCGGCACCCACCTGCGAAGTGTCGTTGATAAAAGACCGCCCGGACCGAACCGTCAAGGTCGGGTCGGAAATGCCCGTGGAGGAACGGGAACAGCTCGTCGGCTTCTTGCAAGagaacgccgacatcttcgcctggtcGCCATCCGACATGACGGGCATAGATCCGAGGGCCACCCAACACCACCTCAACATATCACCAGACGCCCGGCCGGTAAAGCAAAAACCGCGACCCCAGGCCCCGGACAG CCTCAATCATGCATGCCCAAAAGACTGCTACCCGCTCCCGAGGATTGATCAGCTCGTGGACGCAACGGCTGGGCACGCCCGCCTCTcgttcatggacgccttctcgggCTACAATCAGATCCGAATGGCACTCGAGGACCAGGAACATACGACCTTCATCACCAACCTAGGAGTATATTTTTACAAAGTGATGTCGTTCGGGCTGAAGAATGCAAGCGCAACTTACCAGAGAGCTGTAGACAAGATGTTTGCCTGGCAAATAGGGCGAAACATAGAAGTCTACATggatgacatgattgtaaaaagtcACGTCCCGACAGACCACCTAGCCGTCCTGTTCGAAACATTCGCCACTCTTCGAAGCTTTGGTCTGCGACTCAACCCTGCAAAATGTGCCTTCGGCGTCGGTTTGGgaaagttcctcggattcatggtacatgaaagaggaatcgacatCGACCCAGAAAAGGTCCAGGCAATCATCGACATGCAAGCCCCTCGGACGgttaaagacctgcagcgactGAATGGAAGGCTGGTTGCCCTATCCCGATTCCTATCCcggtcgggcgatcgctgcctcgctTTCTTCCTCGCGATAAGAAACCCGAAGGATTTTTAA